The nucleotide window AGGATCGACCTGTGGCTAAAGAGCATGTTCTGCTTGCACTACGCGCTAGATTCCAATCTCCCTAAATCCGACATCCGTAACGAGCTTCAGCTCGTCGTTGCCTACAGCCTGTTGTACCTCGAGCCGCGTCACGCTCTCCTGAAGCTGGTCAGAACGGGAGAACGGATTTTACAAAGCAGGATGGCGACTGAGACAGACTGGATAAGCGGACGAGGGTACAAGATAATAAAGAGCGTGCAGCTCGCGCTATCGGTCGTAAATAGACTCCTAATGTTCAGAAAGAACCTCGGCCTGGGTCTAGAGGAAAGATCGCCCCTCGAAGTTGCTTTATATACATCACCCTGTTTGCCAAACGGGCTTTTAATCGTGCCGACGATCGTCAACTACCTTTACGTGTGGTTCAGTCCTTCTCTTCAAGCGATGGCTGTGaggttgttgaaaaaattcgctGAAGGTTTCTCGATGTCATTGTTGGTCTGCATGGGAATGGATGGTACGACGATTCGCGAAACATTCGCATCACGACTCATGTCACCGACCTGCGCTGCGGAAGTCAAGGTGGCTATTTTGGAACTGGTCGCCATCTGCCTGGAGAGACAGCCAGGATTGACCGAGGCACTTTTTAATATAATGCACCGCGCCGAAAGGAACAGAATTTTCCCTCGACCGGCTGATGAGTTTTTAACACAAGGATGCAGCCAATTTCTGGACTTGTATTTGAAGAGGATTCACGAGGAGGAAGACATCATTTATGACAGACTGTATTACAGCACCATGGTTCTTCTGCACGCTATGTGGTACCATCGCAACGAAATTTTGGTAAACTATTTTCGCAAACGTGCCAATTTTTGGACCCATCTCTTTGCCCCGTTGTTCAGAGAACTGGTTCCCGATACCAAAGGATATTCCCAGCTGGTGGATATAGTCACGTTGGAACTGTTCAAAAGCCCGCTTCTGGAAAACGACTTTTccctgaatttgaaaaaacttctCGACAAGGATCAAAAGTATTTAGAAACTCTCGCTAGGTATGTTCTTAACGGTATACCAGAGCGAGATCCTAAGGAACACCTCGACACTTCCATCGACATGATCAAAATCAAGACTCCTCTCTACGAGGCAAACTTGGAGTCGTGGTACCACTTTGTCGTCAGACTGACCGACGAAAAGATCAGCAAAACTTATCCCATTACTACTTCTCAGGCTCAGATAATAACCAGACTTGCATTGGACGGTCTCTTGGCCCATGTGAAGGAGCCGTACAGTTCGAAGATGTTGATCCTGCTCTCGTCTCTGTGTCTGAGGTGTGTGTCTGCTTGGAAACAGACGTGTGTCGGGGACTCGCAAATCTTCAAGCTGAAACTGATCGAGCTTATTCAAGATACGGTTCAGTCGTATCAAGCCTATAATAAAACATTGAGGCACACACTACTCTCATTGATAGTGGGCTGTATCAGAGTAATAAAAAGCACTCTGGCTAGTGATACGTCGACGCTGGAATACCTCTTGGGTAACGCGAGCGTCTTAGCCACCTTGGAGATCGAAGAGCTCGCAGAAGCTGCTAGAGACCAGTCAAGAATCCGCAAAGAAATGGCAGAAAAGGACTTGGACGACGGAGCTCAGGCGTTGAAGGGAGTGCGCGAGTGCATTCCGGCAACTTTGACCGTCTGCATGGTGACTCAGCTGCTTCAGCTCTATGTCGAGCATGTTAAAAATCAGCAAGTCAATTGTATCCAGCTACAGAGAATGATTCAGGAGCTGACAGCTTGCATTGGACTGACCTTGCAGAGACGGCCGTACTTCAGATTTGGAAGAGCAGCACTCGCTGCTCTCGGAGTCGTCTCTAGATCGCTGTACAGCATTTACCTGGTCGACGACAGCCTCATCGCTAATCTTTGGCTTAGTTTACTACCGCCGAATGACCTAAAAAACAGTATTTTGGACTGTCTGTACGACGTAAGTTAAATGCTATTTATAATTGTACTAGCAATGTCTGTCGTTTTATCGATAACTCAAAACCATGCTACTACTGACGTATTCAAAGCTGGAATAATCACGTCTACTTATTAAACTATTTTTTGACCAGACCTCGTCATTTTTAGGACTGTACGGGCAGCCATTGGCGTTGCCAGGACTGGTGGCCGCTTTATACTCTTGGACTGGAGCTGTTGACCGGTCTTGTAACGCGTGAGAATTGTACGATATACGCTCCCATGATCGTCATGTTTTTGGGATCCCACGAGCACCAGCTTGTCGAAGTTTCCATGCTGCTGAGGCACACCGCAGACCCGCTCGCCGCAGATGTTGTTCAATCTCTGGTGGCGCTAACATCAAGCATGGCCGTACAGCCGATCATCTGGAAGGCGATACCACCGAATATCCGCGAATCTCTTTTCGTAAGTGCATTTCTATGGTTCTTTATGCTTTCCAGCCCAACCATCTTCCCGGTAAAACTGTTTACATAATACCTTGGATTACAAACCCTTGGATTTATTATTAGAAACACGTCTGATTTTACTAACATTCACtctttattatatttatacaaaacTGGTCTCCTTACATTAATAACTTGGTCAATATTTTAGAATCAGTCCAGCATCGTTTCGTTAAACAATTTGCATTCAAATAGTGTGACCCCATGAATAGATTCGACCATGATTTCAGCCTGTTCCGTCATCGCTTCATATTAAGTACCATCAAGTCTCTAAATTTAACTTTCGACAatcattttacttttaaaatggTGAGTGGTAAGCTTAGATTGATTACATCACTGAATTGTTTGCAGTAAGGGATATCAACTATCATATTAGAAATCCTCGTACACTTCGATAAGATCCAACGACTAAGAGCAACTGCTTATATTATAACATACTTAATTGTCTTATTCGAAATTGGAATAAGTCACCTCTAAGCACTCACTCCTTGGACAGTCTTGAACCTTTTAAacgagaaaattgtaaaattaatctAAAAGAATCATAAAACTCAATCACTCAGTTCTCACCTGCTAAtatatttctgttatttttactCGTGCATTTTTGTTATACAATTATTAGTTAGTCTACCTACGCtgttttgaatttcatatGTAAAAGTACTTTGAGTccgtaaaatttataaataaataaaataattattctgtTTCAGAAATGTATGTACCTAGCTTACGACAGTACTGTTAATCTTCTTCTGCGTCCCCGAATATTAAAGTTCATCATAGATGGTATAAGCGTGGAGAGTGCGGAGGAACTTCAGTCTTGCGACGAGAAGTTACCCAGCGGAGAGTTGACGTTGCTGGTTAACAGgcttataataataaacgcgACGTGCGCCGGAAGCTTTATTCGTTTGTCACCAAAGATCAACACTCTCATCGACATGGTTTACTTGCAAGATTTTTGGTACACGCCAATGGCGGAGACGAACTTTGGCCCGCCGCAAATGAGCATGAGCTCAGGACCCCAGCTTACTTATGGCACGATAATAAGCTCGACACAGCTCTTCACTCAGGCCTTGTACTCCCGGCAGTCGGTAACGTCGCCCCGAAAATCTCTGAGTCGCGAGGATAGCGTAGACTCGGCGAAAAGGGAGTGGGAAAGAGCGACGCCCGAAAACCTACGGAGAATCCAAATGCgggacttgaaaaaaatcctgaatccCAGTTTGGGCTCCAACACCTCCGAGTTCAGCAACTACATAACTGGACTGGATGTAACCGTACCGCTTCTCAGCAGTCCGAGGCTGATTCGAAGGCCTTACGATCCTCTGATATGCGAGAATACGATTTTGTCTCGAGCCACAGCTCTTGTACCTAGTAAACACATCGCAAGAGGCGGAAGTCCGGTCAATTCTCATAATACGCGATCCGTAAATCCGTGGTACGCTTGCATGGAGGCGAACAATACGAGGCTCGCTTTGGAAGTCAATTTAACTCTTTTGATATGCCAAGCTCTCGAGGGGATCAAAAGCCCTAGACTTTTACCGAGGGACCAGCAACTCATAGCCAGAGAGACGACTACCGAGATGGGGGTGTTCTTCGACTTTCTAAGGCACAGAGGCACGTCGGACAGTTGGAAAGTGTGCGCCTCTTTGGTCGACGTGGAAAGAACTATACCGATTTCTTGTCCCAAGGAAGATTTTCCTCTACCGGCAAGATTGGTGGACGGAAGCACCATATGCAAAGTACCGAAGATGGTTGCATCGATCCACAGTGATGAGAGTGATGGAGACGATGCGACGTCAGAAGAAGAACACACATTATCAGATAAGGATGTAGTGACGACTGGCTGTTTTCAACGGGATACAAGTACCTCTCAGTTCTTGCCTCTTCTCGGTAAACTTTTAAAGTCGATCGTCGAGTCACAGGATTCTGCGCAGTACGGATAACGACGTTGAACCGCCGttattttgtattataatGTTACATACAGCGACATCAGCCATTCTCCTTTAccattttgtaattatttgaGACTAGGTTAACTGTAAGTAATAGTTGTAAAGGCATTGATTCcatacaaattttgaaatagtAGTAAACCAATTTGCGCTCATTCGTTGACTATCATTGGTCAACTTCATTTCATCTATGCTATCTGAGAACTGGGAGTTCGAAACATCAATTCGAATCactgtaataaaacaaagtTAATGAAATTTGCTGAAAGTATatttgtattaaataatttggaacCATCGTTTATATTCTATTCATGTATTTACATCTGTAAGTACACTTTTTATAgatcatatatatttaacAGGTATTATTCACAATTTCAAATAGATTCCGTATCCACATACAACTCATTATTTGTCTTTGCCCCATATAATACATACAGACGTATAGCACAGACGCGCATAGAATTGTGCACTTCTCGATTAGGACATAGAAAACTTCTCTTTTATGCattcattaaatttaaaataaaatacataacGGTACGTATTTTATAAGgttgaacaaaaaagaaagaaaaaaaaaaattgtattttattttgtttaaatttatttacgtatGCATTTTCCACAGCCCGTTTTTCAAATTGCTTTCTTTTGCGTTTGGAATTTGCATACATTATCTGGTATTATTAAACCTGGACGATTGCGATGACAGGAAAATCCATTGCAAGGAATctttgcgataaaaaaaatttgttccatCAATGTCCAGACGAGATAAAATAGACTTAAAAGATTGAGCAGTGAAAACGAAAgtattacaattatattacCGATTTTTTTGCTATCAACATCCTAGCAATACTAAAAATCAAAGACAATCATAATGGGGCATAAAAAGTCGATAAATAATTAACTAAacagtcaaaaaaaaaacatgcttTACAAAATGTTCTTCCTACCATTTAGAATTTCACGTTTCTCAATTACGCCATTACCTTTCAATATAATCAGTGGATTAAAATTCCTACTACGTACACTGGATTATTGTCTCTAAAAATAACCGAGTACTATAATTATAATAGTAGAAGTTAAATCAAAGGAGAGTACAAAATATTACcgttaaaacaaaaaaaaaaaaagtcaactAAAATCCGAGACATCAAATTCTTTCTACGTCTGGTCTGTACAAGACTTTTAATGTCACAAGTCCATAAGAAGTTTTCTTAGTGGAGTCcgaaaatctttaaaaattctctcgaaattttgaattatacaatacaataattatattatgcagtagaaaaatataataatattattattattatcattattattagcattattttgtttgtttgcttATTTGTTTCAACAAACATTACGCGTCACGATAGACCATGTATTGACCATgttgtcatatttttctttcatccgtCAACTCTTTAGTTTCATTTCTCGCTTTCTCTCATTCTCCTTATCtctagaataataataataataatttgcgaTAAAAAACGATCTCGAATAAACGTACGCTAAGGCGGCAGATGgggtaaaattatttcagggGAGGAGGGCTCGTTGCTTTCCACTACGGTT belongs to Neodiprion lecontei isolate iyNeoLeco1 chromosome 5, iyNeoLeco1.1, whole genome shotgun sequence and includes:
- the LOC107221914 gene encoding nucleoporin Nup188 yields the protein MSIAPMGNLPYCKGLWSVISGTTCRCDKALVKDEIQSATELLKNGLEFFKPYTEASLKKVQGTNSPPRMFAIICKLSPMLNLDATIAWDLVCNFMLYEYRNCAETFASQLADATSTKALIEEIWDFYYSERVTLIKCLKLMVEYKDNKRHPHRNEFMEFFDEVLLGNLLKSVQKQIEALKFINTPVRSQLFNEEQLHKLYNNCLIEMRELLHIFTIILNDVHVADTEFVKIYGSISGEPRRLISSKSHEDKAAISKKLGQIQFSQTALLLVGLDVMKHSGMEDWIRGVRSNMQDTFEHKCVRDSTPQDGPLLLAWMLTNYAIESDNLDTLNNFRPFGIRAIQLNVFYYLQDLLDSEMIREDTQYSVIVRSSVYNLLTLLCSFIEEDRISQLPGVFNATASVLRYPETAARFWNERDDALWILYKLAIDCFPHKFEPLTAIATGLAEAGTKSAEKLMSQLDNIDSITLEIPRFQDTNMEFRPYERECIIHHNSFRIPSQSRNSTLEMENEKKVVIWFTKASYWDAFHYKIEQLFSEAGGGIVNVSDRKTILPDQVLQGFKLLEALLTANVELVQSMVIPTELSFEVINRFSYATLPMNIYKIVAECINVSSKLILKYPEDILSRMRTGVYPWFNNWYQKAPEFAQAISFDGGLVASWLSGIETIEHKYPILAAYLDILSNYLVIKHNKEAMYAVEIPGVVFLLQGVLPKLDSWYFALDSERIDLWLKSMFCLHYALDSNLPKSDIRNELQLVVAYSLLYLEPRHALLKLVRTGERILQSRMATETDWISGRGYKIIKSVQLALSVVNRLLMFRKNLGLGLEERSPLEVALYTSPCLPNGLLIVPTIVNYLYVWFSPSLQAMAVRLLKKFAEGFSMSLLVCMGMDGTTIRETFASRLMSPTCAAEVKVAILELVAICLERQPGLTEALFNIMHRAERNRIFPRPADEFLTQGCSQFLDLYLKRIHEEEDIIYDRLYYSTMVLLHAMWYHRNEILVNYFRKRANFWTHLFAPLFRELVPDTKGYSQLVDIVTLELFKSPLLENDFSLNLKKLLDKDQKYLETLARYVLNGIPERDPKEHLDTSIDMIKIKTPLYEANLESWYHFVVRLTDEKISKTYPITTSQAQIITRLALDGLLAHVKEPYSSKMLILLSSLCLRCVSAWKQTCVGDSQIFKLKLIELIQDTVQSYQAYNKTLRHTLLSLIVGCIRVIKSTLASDTSTLEYLLGNASVLATLEIEELAEAARDQSRIRKEMAEKDLDDGAQALKGVRECIPATLTVCMVTQLLQLYVEHVKNQQVNCIQLQRMIQELTACIGLTLQRRPYFRFGRAALAALGVVSRSLYSIYLVDDSLIANLWLSLLPPNDLKNSILDCLYDDCTGSHWRCQDWWPLYTLGLELLTGLVTRENCTIYAPMIVMFLGSHEHQLVEVSMLLRHTADPLAADVVQSLVALTSSMAVQPIIWKAIPPNIRESLFKCMYLAYDSTVNLLLRPRILKFIIDGISVESAEELQSCDEKLPSGELTLLVNRLIIINATCAGSFIRLSPKINTLIDMVYLQDFWYTPMAETNFGPPQMSMSSGPQLTYGTIISSTQLFTQALYSRQSVTSPRKSLSREDSVDSAKREWERATPENLRRIQMRDLKKILNPSLGSNTSEFSNYITGLDVTVPLLSSPRLIRRPYDPLICENTILSRATALVPSKHIARGGSPVNSHNTRSVNPWYACMEANNTRLALEVNLTLLICQALEGIKSPRLLPRDQQLIARETTTEMGVFFDFLRHRGTSDSWKVCASLVDVERTIPISCPKEDFPLPARLVDGSTICKVPKMVASIHSDESDGDDATSEEEHTLSDKDVVTTGCFQRDTSTSQFLPLLGKLLKSIVESQDSAQYG